The following are encoded in a window of Oncorhynchus keta strain PuntledgeMale-10-30-2019 chromosome 10, Oket_V2, whole genome shotgun sequence genomic DNA:
- the LOC118389480 gene encoding amphoterin-induced protein 1-like: MPAPDMVDGKLSGSRCAIEGVSIKGLFALLVLSLLLPSGATTSSKSVTCHKTCLCASNIVSCSKMNLTSIPMAFPRYTAVLDLSFNQISKLKAEWTPVKLSMLHSLLLSHNGLTFLSSEAFLYVTRLRYLDLSSNGLKILEEFIFEPLEHLEVLLLYNNYISQIDRTAFSSLNSLQKLYLSQNQIQRFPLELVKERNRLEKLTLLDVSTNRLKLLPIQELQVLPAWIKNGLYFHNNPLPCSCELYSMLARWHRQELSSATDFRDDHTCLLPGTQKEKALTLELNKVHLNCSAVTILDEEAYLEQFIRLGCDTRQRYMLKSWVLPGNVQLSSGNQSSRVLSDGSLQVGPITLEDSGIYTCYAVGESFNETLYVTVLVHNATQAGGQEGMKTAYTTLVGCLASAMMVLIYLYLTPCSCICCPGQGLDKRAPGDSLHSSILSVSPTHEDTGPEGGGGGGGAFDKPPFNRHVTYLDPKGLLEQNGRLSPCGEEDEEWQEEDRGRQEQRRKSDAESLSSVYSDTPIVV; this comes from the coding sequence ATGCCTGCACCTGACATGGTGGATGGCAAACTCTCTGGTTCCCGCTGTGCCATAGAAGGAGTGTCTATTAAGGGGCTCTTTGCCCTTCTGGTCCTGAGTCTCCTACTGCCTTCAGGAGCAACAACCAGCTCAAAATCTGTCACCTGCCACAAAACCTGTTTGTGCGCCAGCAACATCGTTAGCTGCTCCAAGATGAACCTGACCAGCATCCCCATGGCTTTTCCTCGCTACACTGCTGTGCTGGACCTTAGCTTCAACCAAATCAGTAAACTGAAAGCTGAATGGACCCCTGTCAAGCTCAGCATGCTGCACAGCCTCCTGCTCAGCCACAACGGCCTCACCTTCCTCTCTTCCGAGGCCTTCCTATATGTCACACGGTTGCGCTACCTGGACCTTTCCTCAAATGGCCTGAAAATTCTGGAGGAGTTCATCTTCGAGCCCCTGGAGCACCTGGAAGTGCTTCTGCTTTACAACAACTACATCTCCCAGATTGACCGCACTGCCTTCTCCAGCCTCAACAGCCTGCAGAAGCTCTACCTCAGTCAGAACCAGATCCAACGCTTCCCCCTGGAGCTGGTCAAAGAGAGGAATCGGCTGGAGAAGCTCACTCTGTTGGACGTGTCCACCAATCGGCTCAAACTACTGCCCATACAGGAGCTCCAGGTCCTGCCTGCCTGGATCAAGAATGGCCTCTACTTCCACAACAACCCGCTGCCCTGCAGCTGTGAGCTGTACAGCATGCTGGCCCGCTGGCACCGCCAGGAGCTCAGCTCTGCCACTGATTTCAGAGATGACCACACCTGCCTCCTCCCAGGCACACAGAAGGAGAAGGCACTCACCCTGGAGCTGAACAAGGTCCATCTGAATTGCAGCGCAGTGACCATTTTAGACGAGGAGGCCTACCTTGAGCAGTTCATAAGACTGGGCTGTGACACTAGGCAGAGGTACATGCTGAAGAGCTGGGTCCTTCCCGGCAATGTGCAGTTGTCTTCTGGTAACCAAAGTTCCAGGGTCCTCAGCGACGGCAGCCTGCAGGTCGGCCCCATCACGCTCGAGGACTCTGGGATCTACACCTGTTACGCAGTGGGGGAATCCTTCAACGAGACCCTGTATGTGACTGTGTTAGTGCACAACGCCACTCAGGCTGGAGGGCAGGAGGGCATGAAGACGGCCTACACCACATTGGTGGGCTGTCTGGCCAGTGCGATGATGGTGCTcatctacctctacctcacaccctGCAGCTGCATCTGCTGCCCGGGCCAGGGCCTGGACAAGAGAGCCCCGGGGGACAGCCTTCACTCCTCCATCCTTAGCGTCTCTCCCACACATGAGGACACAGGCCCGGAGGGGGGCGGAGGTGGAGGGGGTGCCTTTGACAAGCCTCCCTTTAACAGGCATGTCACCTACCTGGACCCAAAGGGCCTGCTGGAGCAGAATGGGCGACTGAGCCCATgtggggaggaggatgaggagtggcaggaggaggacagagggaggcaggAACAGAGAAGGAAGTCAGACGCAGAGTCTCTGAGCTCTGTGTACTCGGACACCCCTATTGTTGTGTGA